Proteins co-encoded in one Methylobacterium sp. WL1 genomic window:
- a CDS encoding TetR/AcrR family transcriptional regulator, with the protein MARLNTHTDTRQEILDTAYGLVGAKGFSGVGLNEILASAGVPKGSFYHYFGSKEAFGEALLADYFEGYLAALDATLAEPGLDHAERLMNYWRKWQATQGSVDYQRKCLAVKLAAEVSDLSEAMRLALKGGTAGIIERLARAIEAGAAEGSLKVEGTSHATAEALYHVWLGASLMAKIVRTDAPFEAAMTTTRQILGLA; encoded by the coding sequence ATGGCACGCCTCAACACGCATACCGACACCCGGCAGGAGATTCTCGACACCGCCTACGGCCTGGTGGGCGCGAAGGGGTTTTCCGGGGTCGGGCTCAACGAGATCCTGGCTTCGGCCGGGGTCCCGAAGGGATCGTTCTACCACTACTTCGGCTCGAAGGAGGCTTTCGGCGAGGCGCTCCTGGCCGATTACTTCGAGGGGTATCTCGCCGCTCTGGATGCGACGCTCGCCGAGCCCGGCTTGGACCACGCCGAGCGCCTGATGAACTACTGGCGCAAATGGCAGGCGACGCAGGGCAGCGTCGATTATCAGCGCAAGTGCCTGGCGGTGAAGCTCGCCGCGGAAGTCTCGGACCTGTCCGAGGCCATGCGGCTCGCCCTCAAGGGCGGGACCGCCGGGATCATCGAACGGCTGGCGCGGGCGATCGAGGCGGGGGCCGCGGAGGGCTCCTTGAAGGTGGAGGGCACGTCCCACGCCACCGCCGAGGCGCTCTATCACGTGTGGCTCGGCGCGAGCCTGATGGCGAAGATCGTGCGGACCGACGCGCCGTTCGAGGCCGCGATGACGACGACGCGACAGATCCTCGGACTCGCCTGA
- a CDS encoding type 1 glutamine amidotransferase domain-containing protein produces MKILMVLTSHDQLGDTGRKTGFWLEELAAPYYVFKDAGAEIVLASPRGGRPPLDPKSSEPGSQTDATRRFEADEEALTALETTTRLDAVSHDGFDAVFYPGGHGPLWDLAEDPVSIRLIETTLAAGKPVTLVCHAPGVLRHAKAPDGTPLVQGKAVTGLTNTEEEAVGLTEVVPFLVEDALRQNGGRFSKAGDWAPYVVADGLLITGQNPASSGPAAERLLAHLANG; encoded by the coding sequence ATGAAGATCCTGATGGTGCTGACCTCCCACGATCAGCTCGGCGACACCGGCCGCAAAACCGGTTTCTGGCTGGAAGAGCTCGCCGCGCCCTACTACGTGTTCAAGGATGCCGGCGCCGAGATCGTGCTGGCCTCGCCCCGGGGCGGACGGCCGCCGCTGGACCCGAAGAGCAGCGAGCCGGGTTCGCAGACCGACGCGACGCGCCGGTTCGAGGCGGACGAGGAAGCGCTGACGGCGCTCGAGACCACGACCCGGCTCGATGCCGTCTCCCATGACGGGTTCGACGCCGTGTTCTATCCGGGCGGCCACGGTCCGCTTTGGGACCTGGCCGAGGACCCGGTCTCGATCAGGCTGATCGAGACGACGCTGGCGGCCGGCAAGCCCGTCACCCTCGTCTGCCATGCCCCCGGCGTCCTGCGCCACGCGAAGGCCCCCGACGGGACGCCGCTCGTCCAGGGCAAGGCCGTCACCGGGTTAACGAACACCGAGGAGGAGGCGGTCGGCCTCACCGAGGTCGTTCCCTTCCTGGTCGAGGATGCGCTGCGCCAGAACGGCGGCCGGTTCTCCAAGGCCGGCGACTGGGCGCCGTACGTGGTGGCCGACGGCCTGCTCATCACCGGCCAGAACCCGGCCTCTTCCGGGCCGGCCGCCGAGCGTCTCCTCGCGCATCTCGCGAACGGCTGA
- a CDS encoding amidase, giving the protein MTNDIVFSDATQLAALIRTRQVSPVEVMQAHLDRIAAVDPKVNAIVTVAERALDGARAAEAAILAGGEIGPLHGVPFTVKDSIDTAGVPTQRGSPIFRGRIPTADATSVARLKAAGAILLAKTNLPEFSYWIESDNLLSGRSNNPWDLERTPGGSSGGESAAIAAGMSPLGLGTDLAISVRGPAAQTGIVSLKPTHGRVPMTGIWPRAPRRFWHVGPMARSIRDLALAFSLLSGPDGEDGYASRTVAADAGLGSAPGRPLRVGWLVEPGFGPIDPEVAATVRAAAEALKAAGCVVEAVRIPALERDFALDVFNTLHVMEMKPAFREATEGRSRDEIYTMARTMLALPDSSMDDYIAAEQAAERLRDGYADYFRRYDALITPVLPIPAHKHGVTHFVINGQTVDATYLQGATVPLNVTGLPGLSMRFGTSGEGLPINVQVVASWQAESTILHVAALLEAASPVRGLHPNL; this is encoded by the coding sequence ATGACAAACGATATCGTCTTCTCGGACGCGACCCAGCTCGCCGCGCTGATCCGCACCCGCCAGGTCTCGCCGGTGGAGGTCATGCAGGCCCACCTCGACCGCATCGCGGCCGTCGATCCCAAGGTCAACGCCATCGTCACCGTGGCGGAGCGGGCGCTCGACGGCGCCCGCGCGGCCGAAGCCGCGATCCTAGCCGGGGGCGAGATCGGGCCCCTGCACGGGGTGCCGTTCACCGTCAAGGATTCGATCGACACCGCCGGCGTCCCGACCCAGCGCGGGTCGCCGATCTTCCGGGGCCGCATCCCCACCGCGGACGCCACGAGCGTCGCCCGCCTCAAGGCCGCCGGGGCGATCCTGCTGGCCAAGACCAACCTGCCGGAATTCTCCTACTGGATCGAGAGCGACAACCTGCTCTCCGGTCGCTCGAACAACCCCTGGGACCTCGAGCGGACGCCCGGCGGGTCGAGCGGGGGCGAGTCGGCGGCCATCGCGGCGGGTATGTCGCCGCTGGGCCTCGGCACCGACCTCGCCATCTCGGTCCGGGGCCCGGCCGCGCAGACCGGGATCGTCTCGCTGAAGCCGACCCACGGGCGGGTGCCGATGACGGGGATCTGGCCGCGCGCGCCGCGGCGCTTCTGGCATGTCGGCCCGATGGCCCGCTCCATCCGGGACCTCGCGCTGGCCTTCTCGCTCCTGTCCGGTCCCGACGGCGAGGACGGCTACGCGTCCCGCACCGTCGCCGCCGATGCCGGCCTGGGCTCCGCGCCCGGCCGTCCGCTCCGGGTGGGCTGGCTGGTCGAGCCGGGCTTCGGCCCGATCGATCCCGAGGTCGCCGCCACCGTCCGGGCGGCGGCCGAGGCCCTCAAGGCCGCGGGCTGCGTCGTGGAGGCCGTGCGCATCCCGGCGCTGGAGCGTGACTTCGCCCTCGACGTCTTCAACACGCTGCACGTCATGGAGATGAAGCCGGCCTTCAGGGAGGCGACGGAGGGCCGGAGCCGGGACGAGATCTACACCATGGCCAGGACCATGCTGGCGCTCCCGGACTCGTCGATGGACGACTACATCGCGGCCGAGCAGGCGGCGGAGCGGCTGCGGGACGGCTACGCCGACTACTTCCGGCGCTACGACGCGCTGATCACCCCGGTCCTGCCGATCCCGGCCCACAAGCACGGCGTCACGCACTTCGTCATCAACGGGCAGACCGTCGACGCCACCTACCTCCAGGGCGCGACCGTGCCGCTGAACGTCACCGGCCTGCCCGGCCTGTCGATGCGGTTCGGGACGAGCGGCGAGGGACTGCCGATCAACGTCCAGGTCGTTGCCAGCTGGCAGGCCGAATCGACGATCCTGCACGTCGCCGCGCTGCTGGAGGCGGCGAGCCCGGTGCGTGGGCTGCACCCGAACCTGTAG
- a CDS encoding DUF3606 domain-containing protein, with protein sequence MAGLKDKRGFIDKDRLDLSERKAVEFWMKRWGVTQDQLTAAHRKVGRMTKDIAAELGKKR encoded by the coding sequence ATGGCTGGCCTCAAGGACAAGCGTGGCTTCATCGATAAGGACCGGCTCGATCTGTCGGAACGCAAGGCCGTCGAGTTCTGGATGAAGCGCTGGGGCGTCACCCAGGACCAGCTGACGGCGGCGCATCGGAAGGTCGGCCGGATGACGAAGGACATCGCCGCGGAGCTGGGCAAGAAGCGGTAG
- a CDS encoding porin family protein, translated as MTKLLASLAAFTALTGAAAAADLPRRAAPPPVFTPVPVFTWTGFYAGFNAGYAFDASSRSNNSTFGIPAPFAVPGTTATFRNRSQDGFSGGAQIGYNVQFTPGSGVVVGIEADAQYLDFGRSRNNAFVNGAVAPGYYVTDPRGLSSLDYFGTVRGRLGYAFDRTLVYGTGGFAYGSGSADRSFGGYAGNDSFRTGYAVGGGVEFALPTESFLNFFRSSAVTFKIEGLYVNLERGNRNQGALVVNAANLVPVAYSAIGRRDDEFAVVRAGLNYKFGSY; from the coding sequence ATGACCAAGCTTCTCGCCTCCCTGGCCGCCTTCACCGCCCTGACCGGCGCCGCTGCCGCCGCCGACCTGCCGCGCCGCGCCGCCCCGCCGCCCGTGTTCACCCCGGTGCCGGTGTTCACCTGGACCGGCTTCTACGCGGGTTTCAACGCCGGCTACGCCTTCGACGCCAGCAGCCGCTCGAACAACTCCACCTTCGGCATCCCGGCCCCGTTCGCCGTTCCCGGCACCACCGCCACCTTCCGCAACCGCAGCCAGGACGGCTTCTCCGGCGGCGCGCAGATCGGCTACAACGTCCAGTTCACCCCGGGTTCGGGCGTGGTCGTCGGCATCGAGGCCGACGCCCAGTACCTCGACTTCGGCCGTAGCCGGAACAACGCCTTCGTGAACGGCGCCGTCGCCCCGGGCTACTACGTCACCGACCCGCGCGGCCTGTCGAGCCTCGACTACTTCGGCACCGTGCGCGGCCGCCTCGGCTACGCCTTCGACCGCACCCTCGTGTACGGCACCGGCGGCTTCGCCTACGGCTCGGGCAGCGCCGACCGCTCGTTCGGCGGCTACGCCGGCAACGACAGCTTCCGCACCGGCTACGCCGTCGGCGGCGGTGTCGAGTTCGCCCTCCCCACCGAGTCGTTCCTGAACTTCTTCCGGTCCTCGGCCGTGACGTTCAAGATCGAAGGTCTGTACGTCAACCTGGAGCGCGGCAACCGCAACCAGGGCGCCCTGGTCGTCAACGCCGCCAACCTCGTCCCGGTGGCCTACAGCGCCATCGGTCGTCGCGACGACGAGTTCGCCGTCGTCCGCGCCGGCCTGAACTACAAGTTCGGCTCGTACTAG
- a CDS encoding regulator codes for MDRHSFDQTNITWRTLDWLDHIAFFVYKVDEENRIVDVLFKFAANQRVMLHRHHCPYVTLVMQGELRFYRPNGTLKEIRPSGSFVSGPAHGEPHEEGGGDRDAIVFFSNRNIEDALYEFLDKDGRTMQVLGIADFRAQLEAQIADGSAAKVAGRPV; via the coding sequence GTGGATCGGCACAGCTTCGACCAGACCAACATCACGTGGCGCACCCTGGATTGGCTCGATCACATCGCCTTCTTCGTCTACAAGGTCGACGAGGAGAACCGGATCGTCGACGTGCTCTTCAAGTTTGCCGCCAACCAGCGGGTGATGCTGCACCGGCATCACTGCCCTTACGTCACGCTGGTCATGCAGGGCGAACTGCGGTTCTACCGCCCGAACGGTACGCTGAAGGAGATCCGCCCCAGCGGCAGCTTCGTCTCCGGGCCCGCCCATGGCGAACCTCACGAGGAGGGCGGCGGAGATCGGGATGCGATCGTCTTCTTCAGCAACCGCAACATCGAAGACGCGCTCTACGAGTTCCTCGACAAGGACGGGCGCACGATGCAGGTGCTGGGGATCGCCGACTTCCGGGCACAGCTCGAGGCACAGATCGCAGACGGGTCAGCCGCGAAGGTGGCCGGTCGCCCCGTCTGA
- a CDS encoding IS481 family transposase yields the protein MTVPGSATTTEAIRRTIQHSQASLRALSKRYGINPKTVAKWRQRTSVADQRTGPKDPRSTVLSPEDEAVVVAFPRHTLLPLEDCLYALKATIPHLTRSSLYRCLQRHGISRLLEVDGDKPKRSRFKAYPLGYFHIDLAEIHTAEGRLYLFVAIDRTTKFAFVELHEKATRRVAGDFLRHLIEAVPYKAHTVLADNGAHFTTPGNIASAASIIKEAMAAGETFRAGSFESACARNDIDHRLTKPRHPWTNGQVERMNRTIKDLTVKRYHSDSHAQLRTHLADFVSAYNFARRLKTFRGLTLYEAICKAWSAEPSRFRSSPIHQMPGPNT from the coding sequence CTGACAGTCCCCGGCAGCGCCACGACGACGGAGGCGATCCGTCGAACGATCCAGCATAGTCAAGCGAGCCTGAGGGCGCTCTCGAAGCGCTACGGGATCAACCCAAAGACGGTCGCTAAGTGGAGGCAGCGAACCTCGGTCGCCGACCAGCGCACGGGGCCGAAGGATCCGCGTTCGACGGTGCTGTCACCCGAGGACGAAGCGGTCGTTGTCGCCTTTCCCCGTCACACGCTTCTGCCGCTCGAAGACTGCCTCTACGCGCTGAAGGCCACGATCCCGCACCTGACCCGCTCGTCCCTGTACCGCTGCCTGCAACGCCACGGTATCAGCCGATTGCTGGAGGTCGACGGCGACAAGCCCAAGCGGTCGCGCTTCAAGGCCTACCCTCTCGGCTACTTCCACATCGATCTGGCTGAAATACACACGGCCGAGGGTCGGCTCTACCTATTCGTCGCCATCGATCGCACGACCAAGTTCGCCTTCGTCGAACTCCATGAGAAGGCAACGCGGCGGGTCGCAGGCGACTTTCTCCGCCATCTTATTGAGGCCGTGCCTTACAAGGCGCACACGGTGCTCGCCGACAACGGCGCCCACTTCACCACGCCCGGCAACATCGCCTCGGCCGCTTCCATCATCAAGGAGGCGATGGCAGCCGGCGAGACATTCCGAGCCGGCAGCTTCGAGTCCGCCTGCGCCCGAAACGATATCGACCATCGTCTAACCAAGCCGCGTCACCCCTGGACCAACGGTCAGGTCGAGCGAATGAACCGCACGATCAAGGACCTGACGGTCAAGCGCTACCACTCCGACAGTCACGCGCAACTCCGCACTCACCTGGCCGACTTCGTCAGCGCCTACAACTTCGCACGCCGCCTCAAGACCTTCCGTGGGCTCACCCTCTATGAGGCCATCTGCAAAGCATGGTCCGCCGAGCCCAGCCGCTTCAGGTCAAGCCCGATCCACCAAATGCCGGGACCAAACACCTAG
- a CDS encoding IS256 family transposase: MARRKAPRIPDTLLDQLLAGADPKTAFEADGLLNELKKALAERALNAEMDHHLAGEDAGNTRNGYGRKTVTTETGRIELAIPRDRQATFDPQLIARYQRRFPGFDDKIVSMYARGMSTREIVSHLRELYGIEVSPDLISAVTDAVLEEVAAWQARPLEPVYPIVFFDALRIKVRDEGVVRNKAVHIALGVRADGSKEILGLWLEQNEGAKFWLRVMNELRNRGVEDVLLAVVDGLKGFPDAIRAVFPEAMVQTCIVHLLRHSLDFVSYKDRKLVAAALKDIYRALDATAGEAALAAFEAGEWGKRYPAIAQSWRRAWGEVIPFYAFPGEVRRILYTTNAIEALNATLRRAVRARGHFPTDEAALKLLYLVLNRFEKAWKMGPREWVMAKAQFAVIFGERFTRAMAA, encoded by the coding sequence ATGGCACGACGCAAAGCACCCCGTATTCCTGACACGCTCCTGGATCAGCTTCTGGCCGGGGCCGATCCCAAGACGGCCTTCGAGGCCGACGGCCTGCTGAACGAGCTGAAGAAAGCCCTGGCCGAGCGAGCGCTCAACGCCGAGATGGACCACCATCTGGCGGGCGAGGATGCTGGCAACACGCGCAACGGCTATGGCCGCAAGACAGTCACGACCGAGACTGGCCGGATCGAGCTGGCGATCCCGCGCGACCGGCAGGCGACGTTCGATCCGCAACTGATCGCCCGGTATCAGCGCCGCTTTCCCGGCTTCGACGACAAGATCGTGTCGATGTACGCCCGCGGCATGAGCACCCGGGAGATCGTCTCCCACCTGCGCGAGCTCTACGGCATCGAGGTCTCGCCCGACCTGATCAGCGCGGTGACCGACGCGGTCCTGGAGGAGGTCGCCGCCTGGCAGGCCCGGCCGCTGGAGCCGGTCTACCCGATCGTGTTCTTCGACGCCCTGCGGATCAAGGTGCGCGACGAGGGCGTCGTTCGGAACAAGGCCGTCCACATCGCGCTGGGCGTGCGCGCCGACGGCTCCAAGGAGATCCTCGGCCTGTGGCTGGAGCAGAACGAGGGCGCCAAGTTCTGGCTACGGGTCATGAACGAGCTCAGGAACCGCGGCGTCGAGGACGTGCTCCTGGCCGTGGTCGATGGCCTGAAGGGCTTCCCCGATGCAATCCGGGCGGTGTTCCCCGAGGCGATGGTCCAAACCTGCATCGTTCACCTGCTGCGCCACAGCCTCGACTTCGTCTCCTACAAGGACCGCAAGCTCGTGGCGGCCGCGCTGAAGGACATCTACCGCGCGCTCGATGCCACAGCTGGCGAGGCGGCCTTGGCGGCCTTCGAGGCGGGCGAGTGGGGCAAGCGCTACCCGGCCATCGCCCAGAGCTGGCGACGGGCCTGGGGCGAGGTGATCCCGTTCTACGCGTTCCCGGGCGAGGTTCGCCGGATCCTGTACACGACGAACGCCATCGAGGCTCTGAACGCCACCCTGCGCCGGGCCGTGCGCGCCCGCGGTCACTTCCCGACCGACGAGGCCGCGCTGAAGCTGCTCTACCTGGTCTTGAACCGCTTCGAGAAGGCGTGGAAGATGGGCCCGCGTGAGTGGGTCATGGCCAAGGCGCAGTTCGCCGTCATCTTCGGCGAGCGCTTCACCCGGGCCATGGCGGCCTGA
- a CDS encoding RNA polymerase sigma factor encodes MAVVTPSREARASHLARLYRTHCKALLRFLGRKVGQNDASDLAHEAFLRIAHSGHSQTRLHNERAFLFQIAANLVLDHKRAQLRHSRILTAIEIDELLMVADETPGPEQFAQSRGEVQALDAALHELPLRRAEAFRLSRIEGLSHASIAARLGVSLRTVEAEVRMALDHCADRLRSGRSPD; translated from the coding sequence ATGGCTGTCGTCACTCCTTCGCGCGAGGCGCGCGCAAGTCATTTAGCGAGACTTTATCGTACCCATTGTAAAGCCTTGCTGCGCTTTCTGGGTCGGAAGGTCGGCCAAAACGATGCGTCGGATTTGGCGCACGAGGCATTCCTCCGGATCGCACATTCGGGACATAGCCAGACACGTCTCCACAACGAGCGCGCCTTCCTGTTTCAGATCGCAGCGAACCTGGTCCTCGACCACAAGCGTGCGCAGTTGCGCCATTCTCGCATCCTCACGGCCATTGAGATAGACGAGCTCTTGATGGTTGCCGACGAGACGCCGGGCCCGGAGCAGTTCGCTCAGTCGCGTGGTGAGGTGCAGGCTCTCGACGCGGCACTGCACGAATTGCCTCTCCGGCGCGCCGAGGCCTTCCGGCTCAGCCGGATCGAAGGTCTAAGTCACGCATCCATCGCCGCCCGTCTTGGCGTATCGCTCCGCACCGTGGAGGCAGAGGTCAGGATGGCTCTCGATCATTGTGCCGACCGTCTGCGATCCGGACGATCGCCGGATTGA